GTGCCCGTGCTCTCGGCCGGGAGCGGCTCGGTGGATGCGCAGAGGGCTTCCACGCGCGCGCGCAACTCGCGCGTCTCCTGGCTGGGGGCCTCCTCGCCCCGCGCGTCCACGGGAAGACCCACCAGGCAGCGCGTCTCCCGCACTCCGTTCGCGGCGGGCTTCGCCTCGACGAGACACCCGGAGGTGCTGCCCGTGGCCTCCATCACCTCCGCGAGCAGCCGTTGCAGCGCCTCGCGGGGATTGCCGCCGCGGATGAGGGTGGATTGGATCTCCACGATCTTGCGCAACAACTGGTGGCTGGCGCGCAGCAGCTCGTCGGGGGGCTGGGGGGGATCCGGCGGCAGACCGGACCGGTCCCGGGAGCCCGAAGTGGGGTCTGGGGAGAGGGAAGGCATGACGCGGGACCTTGGAGCAGAAGGAGAGAGAACCCGTCTGGGGTGATCAGCCCAACAGCAGGGCGAGGAAATGAAACAGGCCGGCCCATACCAGGGTCGCGACCAGTCCAGCCACGGCCAGGAAGAAGCGCGGGTGGGTTTCCACCTTGCGCAGGGCCTCATGGAGCCCCCGCTTGGTGAAGGTGCGCGCGCACTGCACGTGGATGCGTCCGTCCATGAGCCCACGCAACTCCTGGATCATCGACTCGACGGACTGGTAACGCTCGGCCGGGTTCTTGGCGAGCCCCTTGTGGATGAACCAGATGAATTCCGTGGGGACGGGGGCCTGGCGGGACTGGTGGGCGCTGTGCTGGAACAGGGAGGGGCGCTGATTCTGGACGCCCTCGAGCACCTCGGCCACCGACTTGCGGTCGTGCAGGTAGTGGCGCAGGTAGAGGAACTCGTGAAACAGCACACACAGGCTGTAGGTGTCGCTGCGGACGTCGACGGCGTCGTGCTGGCCCCGGGCCTGCTCGGGAGACATGTAGAGCGGGGTGCCCATGATGGAGCCGTGTTGCGTGCGCCGCGCGAGCTCCTCCTCGGGGTGCTGGGCGGAGGACTCGGGCGAGGCGGGGCCCGCCGCGGAGGGGGACTGGAGGCGCCGGGCCAGGCCCCAGTCCAGCACGGTGACCTCGCCAAAGGGCCCCACCATGATGTTGGCGGGCTTGAGGTCGCGGTGGATGAAGCCCTTGCGGTGCGCGTACGCCAGGGCGTTGAGCACTCCGAGGAAGATCTGCAGCCGGACGGGATGGGTGAAGCGCTCGTGCGTGGCGGCGTCTCCCTCGCGCAGCTTCTCGATGATGGCCTCGAGCGTCTCTCCCTGCAGGTGCTTCATCAGGAAGTAGTAGCGGCCCTTGGCATCGACGCCGACGTCGTGCACCGGAACGATGTTCGGATGATCGAGCTGCCCGACGGTGCGGATCTCCTCCACGAAGCGCAGCACGTGACCGAGCTCGGCCGCCTCCGGCAGGCGTTTGAGCGCCACCGTGCGCTCGATGTCGTGATCCTTGAGGAGGATCACCTCGCCCATGCCACCCTGGCCCAGCTCGCTGAGCTCCTCGAAGCGCTCGCGCTCCTGGGGCCGCACGTGGGGTTGCGCGCCCCTCCATTCCACATGGGGGAGCACCGTGGTGCGCAGCGTGGTGGTGAGTGGACGGGAGGTGGGTGATGCGCTCCCGGATGCGTTCCCGGACGACGAGCCCGGTGAGATCAGCGTGGCATCCACGGCGCCTTCTGGAGCGTACAGGAGCGTGTCCGTCATGTTTCTTCTGAATAGCAGAAGCCCGACCTTCATGCCCGGCTGCCTGCTTCAGGGTCCGCCCGCCAGGCGGCCTAGAAGGCGGGGAACATGAGCGAGCGTCCCGCCTCGAAGCTCGGCTCCTTCTGCAGGTGTTCCAGCACCAGCGAGGTGCAGTGCAGCGTCACCAGGGGAATGCTGCCCGCTTCGCTCACCCACTTCACCGCGTCCATTAATTGGTGGGTGTGGAGGTAGCGCAGCACGGCGTCCCGGAACTGGGAGCCCTCGGCACATGCCGCCGCGTGGGCCTCGCTCCGATCCCTCCGGGGGGAGGGACGCTCATACACGGGCTCTTCTCGGGGCATGACGATGGTTTCGATCCACATGCGCGCCTCTGCTCCTCAGGGGATGGTGCGGGCGTCGACAGATTATCGTCTGGCGGTCGTTTCGGGTTGTGCTCCTGCTTCATTTTTCTCACGCACCCTGTGGGGCGCCAGGGGGAGAAGTCGCCTGAGCGGAGGTGGATGTCGGTCAATGACCGGAAAAGGAGCACCCGCCACGGCCGGCTTCGGGCGAGCGGGCCCCGGGGCTCAGGCGTCCCGGGCGATGGGGAGGCGGACGGTGAAGGTGCTGCCGCGGCCGGGCTGGCTTTGCGCCTCGATGCGGCCCATGTGGCGCGTGATGATGTCGGCGCTGATGGACAGACCCAGCCCCGCGCCCTTGCCGGGCGCCTTGGTGGTGAAGAAGGGGGTGAAGGCCTTGGCGAGCACCTCCGGAGTCATTCCATGGCCCGTGTCGGAGATGCGCACGAGCACCTCGTCTCCTTCGTGCCGCGTGGAGACCTCGATGATGCCCTGCTCGGGCAGGGACTGGACGGCGTTGAGCAGCAGGTGGGTGAACACCTGGTTGAGCTGGGCGGGGCGGCCGAGGATGGGGGGAATGGGCTGCTGGTAGTCGCAGCGCACCTCGCTGCGGTACTTGAGCTGGTTCCACACCACCTTGAGCGTGGTGGCCAGCTCCCGGTTCACGTCCACCAGTTCCTGGTGTCCGGAGTCCTCGCGCACGAAGGCCTTCAGGCTGCGCACGATGTCCGCCACGCGGTTGGCGCCCTCGCGCGAGTCCTGGAGCAGATCGTTCACGTCGCCCAGCAGGTAGTCCAGGTCCTCCTGCTCCTGGTAGGCCCGGATGCGCGAGAGCAGCTCCGCTTGCGGCTCCGACAACGCGGGGCTCGCGGCCTCGGCGAGCTCCCGGTAGCGGGCGATGAGCTCGGTGAAGACCGCGAGGTACTGGGTGAGCGTGGCCAGGTTGCTCGTGATGTAGCCCAGCGGGTTGTTGATTTCGTGGGCGATGCCGGCCACGAGCTGTCCGAGCAGGGCCATGCGCTCGGCGTGCAGCAGCTGCGCCTGGCGCTCCTCCAGGGCCACCGTGGTGTACAGCAGGGACTCGGTGCGCTGGTTGACCAGCGCCTCGAGCTGATCCCGATTGCTCTGCAGCTCCTCCTCCTGACGCCGCAGCAGCGCCTCGTCGCGGTGCCGCCGTTGTTCTCCGCGCCACCC
Above is a window of Cystobacter fuscus DNA encoding:
- a CDS encoding serine/threonine-protein kinase — protein: MTDTLLYAPEGAVDATLISPGSSSGNASGSASPTSRPLTTTLRTTVLPHVEWRGAQPHVRPQERERFEELSELGQGGMGEVILLKDHDIERTVALKRLPEAAELGHVLRFVEEIRTVGQLDHPNIVPVHDVGVDAKGRYYFLMKHLQGETLEAIIEKLREGDAATHERFTHPVRLQIFLGVLNALAYAHRKGFIHRDLKPANIMVGPFGEVTVLDWGLARRLQSPSAAGPASPESSAQHPEEELARRTQHGSIMGTPLYMSPEQARGQHDAVDVRSDTYSLCVLFHEFLYLRHYLHDRKSVAEVLEGVQNQRPSLFQHSAHQSRQAPVPTEFIWFIHKGLAKNPAERYQSVESMIQELRGLMDGRIHVQCARTFTKRGLHEALRKVETHPRFFLAVAGLVATLVWAGLFHFLALLLG
- a CDS encoding sensor histidine kinase: MNKAASGRRSETAPGRPRSRTPTAQQALETSHRLLQALSAAHLDFARGENLQRLFDRLLGLLLDLTQSESGFIAEVLHSPGEPASLRLHALAHLPWAPVAHEPQQEGPLPLDLGQGAISEPLATLLTTGEPLLLNAQEAEPRGEPLLLHLFPARTILALPCKSGDDVVGMVVIANADDDYTPELIEHFHPFVTTCCSLLLGWRGEQRRHRDEALLRRQEEELQSNRDQLEALVNQRTESLLYTTVALEERQAQLLHAERMALLGQLVAGIAHEINNPLGYITSNLATLTQYLAVFTELIARYRELAEAASPALSEPQAELLSRIRAYQEQEDLDYLLGDVNDLLQDSREGANRVADIVRSLKAFVREDSGHQELVDVNRELATTLKVVWNQLKYRSEVRCDYQQPIPPILGRPAQLNQVFTHLLLNAVQSLPEQGIIEVSTRHEGDEVLVRISDTGHGMTPEVLAKAFTPFFTTKAPGKGAGLGLSISADIITRHMGRIEAQSQPGRGSTFTVRLPIARDA